A stretch of the Corylus avellana chromosome ca6, CavTom2PMs-1.0 genome encodes the following:
- the LOC132184786 gene encoding thermospermine synthase ACAULIS5: MGEAVEFFHANGYANGFSKNCEEDNQLDNLHNCSWYEELIDDDLKWSFALNRVLHKGTSEYQDIALLDTKRFGKVLVIDGKMQSAEVDEFIYHECLIHPALLCHPDPRTVFIMGGGEGSAAREALKHKSMEKVVMCDIDQEVVNFCRRYLTVNQETFCHKKLNLVINDAKAELEKRNEKFDIIVGDLADPVEGGPCYQLYTNSFYEKILKPKLNDNGIFVTQAGPAGIFTHKEVFTSIYNTIKQVFKYVMVYTAHVPSFADTWGWVMASDQPFSINAEDMDKRIDARIDGELLYLNGASFLSSATMNKTVSLSLLNEMHIYTEESARFIHGHGVAYRH; encoded by the exons ATGGGTGAGGCTGTTGAGTTCTTCCACGCCAATGGGTATGCCAATGGGTTCTCAAAGAACTGTGAAGAAGACAACCAGCTCGACAATCTTCACAACTGTAGTTGGTATGAAGAACTGATTGATGATGATCTCAAATGGTCGTTTGCTTTGAATAG GGTACTCCATAAAGGGACAAGCGAGTATCAAGACATAGCTCTCTTAGATACCAAGCGTTTTGGGAAG GTTTTGGTGATTGATGGGAAGATGCAGAGTGCCGAGGTGGACGAGTTTATTTACCATGAATGCTTGATTCATCCTGCTCTCTTATGTCACCCCGA CCCCAGAACTGTGTTTATAATGGGTGGTGGCGAGGGATCCGCTGCCAGGGAAGCACTCAAGCACAAATCAATGGAGAAAGTAGTTATGTGCGATATTGATCAG GAGGTGGTCAATTTCTGTCGTAGATATTTGACAGTAAACCAGGAGACCTTTTGCCACAAGAAGCTTAATCTTGTTATTAATGATGCCAA ggCTGAATTAGAGAAGAGGAATGAGAAATTCGATATCATAGTTGGAGATTTAGCAGACCCAGTTGAAGGAGGGCCTTGTTATCAACTCTACACAAACTCTTTCTACGAGAAAATTCTCAAACCCAAGCTCAATGACAATGGCATCTTCGTCACCCAG GCTGGACCAGCAGGCATTTTCACCCACAAGGAGGTTTTCACCTCCATATACAACACAATCAAGCAGGTCTTCAAGT ATGTGATGGTGTACACAGCTCACGTGCCATCTTTTGCAGATACATGGGGATGGGTTATG GCCTCAGACCAACCCTTTTCTATTAATGCTGAGGATATGGACAAAAGGATTGATGCAAGAATAGATGGCGAATTACTCTATTTGAATGGTGCTTCCTTCCTCTCCTCTGCCACCATGAATAAGACGGTTTCGTTATC GTTGTTGAACGAAATGCATATCTACACTGAAGAAAGTGCAAGATTCATTCATGGACATGGGGTGGCTTACCGCCATTAA
- the LOC132184858 gene encoding uncharacterized protein LOC132184858, giving the protein MAASVSMALPITSAARSKLNRPSSESFFKPLPIMPSKKRMFVKPESSKGKLGVQASLKEKAVTGLTAIALTAAMVIPEVAEAAGPAGFSPSLKNFLLSIVSGGVVISAIVGAVIGVSNFDPVKRS; this is encoded by the coding sequence ATGGCTGCTTCCGTTTCAATGGCTTTGCCGATAACTTCTGCCGCCCGGAGCAAGCTAAACCGGCCGAGCTCCGAGTCCTTCTTTAAGCCATTACCAATAATGCCATCAAAGAAGCGTATGTTTGTGAAGCCAGAGTCCTCCAAAGGCAAGCTTGGGGTGCAGGCATCTCTTAAGGAAAAGGCGGTTACAGGCCTAACGGCCATCGCTCTGACAGCCGCAATGGTGATACCAGAGGTGGCGGAGGCAGCGGGGCCAGCAGGCTTCTCCCCATCTCTCAAGAACTTCTTGCTCAGCATCGTTTCCGGCGGAGTGGTGATCTCGGCGATTGTTGGAGCTGTTATTGGCGTTTCCAACTTCGATCCCGTTAAGCGGAGCTGA
- the LOC132183810 gene encoding mechanosensitive ion channel protein 10-like: MDAKQTALRGGEVSMVENKAPNDGQVVLEIPEIKDAKGSSPKASESWKQSRVESPLKPSTESTTDFSKSVPVSCPSPEISRFSPSPNKPPKVPTTNENLTRRRSLARSVYSKPKSRFGEQPYATYGNMFDENGSALQEQTGAGSPYRNSFNVASPNNKMSRSTTRTASITPKTPLMASPGHDEDEEIYKKVKLNKEKHRKVKTKALVELIAFVCILGCLVASLTAERLKTVAVWSLEFWKWWVLVMVIFSGMLVTNWFMHVIVFLIERNFLLRKKVLYFVHGLKKSVQVFIWLSLVLLTWELLFNRGIKRSKTATKVLSYITWTLVSLLVGAFLWLLKTLLLKILASNFHVNTFFDRIQESIFHQYVLQTLSGPPLIEEAERVGRTASTGQLSFRNTKKSKGKKEKEVIDMGKLHKMKQEKVSAWTMKMLVDAVMSSGLSTISNALDESVDDEGGEQTDKEITNEMEATAAAYHIFRNVAQPGCKYIDEDDLMRFMIKEEVDLVFPLLEGGETGRIDRKDLTDWVVKVYKGRKALAHALNDTKTAVKQLNKLVTVILIVVTILVWLLLMEIATTKVLVFLSSQLVVAAFMFGNTCKTIFEAIIFVFVMHPFDVGDRCVIDGVTMMVEEMNILTTVFLKLDFEKVYYPNSVLATKPISNYYRSPNMGDSVEFSIDFMTPAERIGMLKDKIKKFLEKNPQHWHANHNLAVKEIENVNKIKMGLFVFHTINFQDVGEKTRRRTELVMEIKRIFEELNIKYNLLPQAVHLANPGSETTNATNR, encoded by the exons ATGGATGCTAAGCAGACAGCTCTAAGAGGCGGCGAAGTGAGCATGGTGGAAAACAAGGCCCCAAACGATGGCCAAGTGGTTCTTGAAATCCCAGAGATCAAAGACGCAAAGGGGTCTTCTCCCAAAGCCTCTGAATCCTGGAAGCAAAGCCGGGTGGAGTCGCCTCTCAAACCGTCCACTGAGTCGACTACTGACTTCTCAAAATCGGTCCCAGTTAGCTGCCCGTCGCCGGAGATCTCGAGGTTCAGTCCCAGCCCCAATAAGCCTCCTAAAGTTCCGACCACCAATGAGAACCTTACACGAAGACGGTCTCTGGCAAGGTCAGTGTATTCCAAACCGAAATCAAGATTTGGGGAACAACCTTATGCTACTTACGGAAATATGTTTGATGAGAATGGTTCGGCTTTGCAAGAACAAACTGGCGCCGGCTCGCCTTATAGGAATTCTTTTAATGTGGCGTCGCCTAATAACAAAATGTCAAGGAGCACTACTAGAACAGCGTCGATTACTCCGAAGACGCCGTTGATGGCGTCTCCGGGGCACGATGAGGATGAAGAGATTTACAAGAAGGTGAAATTGAATAAAGAGAAGCATAGGAAAGTGAAGACTAAGGCTTTGGTTGAGCTAATTGCGTTTGTGTGCATTTTGGGGTGCTTAGTGGCTAGCTTAACTGCCGAGAGATTGAAGACTGTCGCGGTGTGGAGTTTGGAGTTTTGGAAATGGTGGGTGCTTGTGATGGTGATCTTTTCGGGAATGTTGGTTACCAATTGGTTTATGCATGTGATTGTGTTCTTGATTGAAAGGAACTTTTTGCTAAGGAAGAAGGTGCTGTATTTTGTTCATGGGTTGAAGAAGAGTGTTCAGGTCTTTATTTGGTTGAGTTTGGTTCTTCTTACATGGGAATTGCTTTTCAATCGCGGGATTAAGCGATCCAAGACCGCCACCAAGGTTCTGAGTTATATTACCTGGACTCTTGTTTCACTTTTAGTTGGAGCATTTTTGTGGTTATTGAAGACTTTGTTGCTAAAGATCTTGGCATCGAATTTCCATGTGAACACCTTCTTTGATAGAATTCAGGAATCAATCTTCCATCAGTATGTACTTCAGACCCTTTCGGGGCCTCCCCTTATAGAGGAGGCTGAGAGGGTTGGGAGAACAGCGAGCACTGGACAGTTGAGCTTCAGGAATACAAAGAAGAGTAAaggaaagaaggagaaagaggTAATCGATATGGGGAAACTTCATAAGATGAAACAAGAAAAGGTTTCTGCTTGGACCATGAAGATGTTGGTTGATGCAGTGATGAGTTCAGGGCTGTCCACAATCTCGAATGCACTAGATGAGAGCGTGGATGACGAAGGTGGTGAGCAGACAGATAAGGAGATTACCAATGAGATGGAAGCAACTGCCGCTGCCTATCACATTTTCAGGAATGTCGCTCAGCCTGGTTGCAA GTACATTGATGAAGACGACCTTATGAGATTCATGATTAAGGAAGAAGTGGATCTTGTGTTTCCACTGTTGGAAGGAGGAGAGACAGGAAGGATTGACAGAAAAGATCTTACAGACTGGGTG GTGAAGGTTTACAAAGGCCGCAAAGCACTAGCACATGCTTTAAATGACACCAAGACTGCTGTCAAGCAGTTAAACAAACTCGTGACAGTGATCCTGATTGTTGTGACCATTCTTGTGTGGCTTCTTTTGATGGAAATTGcaacaacaaaagttcttgtcTTTCTCTCATCACAGCTTGTCGTGGCGGCTTTTATGTTTGGAAATACCTGCAAGACTATATTTGAAGCTATTATATTTGTCTTTGTAATGCATCCATTTGATGTTGGCGATCGATGTGTCATTGATGGTGTTACG ATGATGGTTGAAGAGATGAACATTTTAACAACAGTCTTCCTTAAGCTCGATTTTGAAAAGGTATATTATCCAAATTCAGTTTTGGCCACGAAACCCATCAGCAATTACTACAGAAGCCCTAATATGGGCGATTCTGTTGAATTCTCGATTGATTTTATGACACCAGCAGAGAGGATTGGGATGCTGAAAGATAAAATTAAGAA gtttttggagaaaaatccACAACACTGGCATGCTAACCACAATTTGGCGGTGAAGGAGATCGAAAATGTAAATAAGATAAAGATGGGCCTCTTTGTCTTCCACACAATAAACTTTCAAGACGTGGGAGAGAAGACCAGGCGAAGAACAGAATTAGTTATGGAgataaaaaggatttttgagGAGCTTAATATCAAATACAATCTCCTGCCCCAAGCAGTTCATCTTGCCAATCCTGGGTCTGAAACAACAAATGCAACCAACAGATGA